The DNA sequence TAATTGGAACATTAACTATGGGTTGTATAGGATTAATAGTGCTTTTTAGTATAAGTATGATGCAAGAAATCCATTTAGAACCAATACAAATTCTAGCCATATCGCTTATAGCAGTAGGGCTTGAACAAATTAGCCCCTATGGAATAGACAACTTAACTGTTCCTATTAGCGTGGCTGTTGGATGGGATGTGATGACACACGCTCTGCAGGCTATGCCCTCATAGAAACTGCAAGCTCTTCTAAAAGACTTTCCGTAGCCTTTATATCTATACATGCATCAGTAATACTTTGGCCATACTTCAATTGTGAAAGATCTGCTACTAACTTTTGATTACCTTCTACAAGATGACTTTCAAGCATAACTCCCATTACATGAGAGAAACCTTCTTTAATCTGCTTAGATACTTCTCGAAGAACATGTGATTGTTGCCGAAAATCTTTATTAGAGTTGCCATGACTGCAATCAATCATTACTTTGTCACCTAAAGATGCCTTAGAAAGCTCTTTCGCTGCATTCAAAACAGATTCAACGTGATAATTAGTGCCACTACTACCACCTCGCAAAACAAGATGACCATCAGGATTACCTGTTGTGCTGATTATTGAAGCAAAACCTTTGTGATTAATGCCTAAAAAATGATGAGCCCTTGATGCTGCCTGCATTGCATTAATTGCAATAGCTACAGTTCCATCCGTCCCATTCTTATAACCTATAGGCATGGATAAACCTGAAGCCATTTCTCTATGAGTTTGACTTTCTGTAGTTCTTGCACCAATAGCAGTCCAACTAATCAAATCTGCAATATATTGAGGCACTATGGGATCTAATAGTTCTGTTGCTGCTGGCATCCCAGACCGGGCTAAATCTAAAAGTAAGGCTCTTGCCCGTCTTAAGCCTGTATTGATATCGTATGATCCATCTAAATGCGGATCATTTATAAGCCCTTTCCATCCAATAGTTGTTCTAGGTTTTTCAAAATAAACTCTCATCACAATTTCCAGTGCATCTGAAAAACGTTCTCTTAAAGGAATAAGTTTCTTAGCGTATTCCTTAGCTGCACTTACATCATGAACTGAGCAAGGTCCTACTATCACTAATAAACGTGAATCATCCCCAGCAAGGATTGCTTGAATCCGTTTACGAGTTTGAGCAACAATTTCTGCAGCTTTTAAATCCAGCGGTAAGTCATGATGCAACAAAGAAGGTGAGACCAAAGGTCTAGTCTCAACAATATGAAGATCAGAAGTTTTATCGAACAAATTAAGATCTGGAGAAATGACCATTAATCCTGATTAAACAGTAAAAAGCCAAGAAACTACAAAATAAATACATTCCTAACTTAAATTTAGGAATCTGGCACCACTGAAAATTAGATTATAAGTAATAACAATGGTCAAAAATCTAATTTATTTTAAAAACTGGAGTAAACAGGATGCTGAAAAATTACAGAACATTAGCTGAAAAAAGGCTGGAAAAAGGAATCCCTCCTCTAGCCTTAAATGCTGAGCAAACGCATGAACTAACATCCCTCCTGGAAAAACCTCCAAAAAATGAAAGCAAAGAATTTTTATTAGATCTCTTGAAGAATCGAGTGCCTCCAGGCGTTGATCCTGCTTCATATGTTAAAGCCACATGGTTAAGTGCAGTTGCGCAAAAAACAGTTTTAAGCCCATTGCTAACTCCTTTAGAGGCTACGCAACTATTGGGCACTATGGTTGGTGGGTATAACGTTTCTGCTCTTGTAGAAATACTAAAAAGCGAGGATGAATTAATAGCAGAATCTGCAGCTCAAAGCCTTAGCAAGACAATCCTAGTTTATGACGCTGTGAATGACGTAATGGAATTAGCTAAAACTAATAATTATGCAAAGCTAATTGTAGACAGCTGGGCAAAAGCAGAATGGTTTACACAAAAGCCAAAGCTACCAAAAGAAATAACCGTAACGGTTTTTAAAGTAGATGGTGAAACTAATACTGATGATCTTTCTCCTGCCATCCATGCCACTACAAGACCTGACATCCCGCTTCATGCACTTTCCATGCTTGAAAGTCGAGTACCAAAGGCGCTAGAAAAAATTTCTAAATTAAAGAAAAAAGGATATCCTCTAGCATATGTAGGTGATGTTGTAGGTACTGGAAGTTCACGTAAATCAGCGATTAACTCATTGTTGTGGCATATTGGCAACGATATTCCTTATATACCTAATAAACGCTCAGGAGGAATAATTCTTGGTGGACAAATTGCACCAATCTTTTTTAATACAGCAGAAGATTCTGGTGCTTTACCAATTGAATGTAATGTCAACTCTTTGAAGACAGGTGATGTAATTTGTATCCATCCATATGAAGGAAAAATCACAAGAGCTTCTGGAGAAGAAAATACTGGAGAAATATTGACTCATTTCATATTAAAACCAACAACAATTATTGATGAAATACAGGCTGGAGGAAGGATACCCCTAATGATTGGCAGAGCATTAACTGACAAAATAAGAACAAAGCTAAAGTTAAATTCATCCAAAGTTTTTACTAGACCAGGGAAAAGAAAGGAAGTCAAACATGGATTCACACAAGCTCAAAAAATTGTTGGGAAAGCCTGTGGTTTAGAAGGCTTACATCCTGGAACAAGTTGCGAGCCAATAATCACAACTGTAGGTAGTCAAGATACAACAGGTCCAATGACTAGAGATGAAATGAAAGAGCTTGCTTGTTTAGGCTTTTCTGCAGATCTAGTAATGCAAAGCTTTTGTCATACTGCTGCATACCCAAAGCCAGTAGATATAGAGACACAAAAAGATCTCCCTGATTTTTTTGCAGAACGCGGGGGTG is a window from the Prochlorococcus marinus str. MIT 9211 genome containing:
- a CDS encoding 3-deoxy-7-phosphoheptulonate synthase; this encodes MVISPDLNLFDKTSDLHIVETRPLVSPSLLHHDLPLDLKAAEIVAQTRKRIQAILAGDDSRLLVIVGPCSVHDVSAAKEYAKKLIPLRERFSDALEIVMRVYFEKPRTTIGWKGLINDPHLDGSYDINTGLRRARALLLDLARSGMPAATELLDPIVPQYIADLISWTAIGARTTESQTHREMASGLSMPIGYKNGTDGTVAIAINAMQAASRAHHFLGINHKGFASIISTTGNPDGHLVLRGGSSGTNYHVESVLNAAKELSKASLGDKVMIDCSHGNSNKDFRQQSHVLREVSKQIKEGFSHVMGVMLESHLVEGNQKLVADLSQLKYGQSITDACIDIKATESLLEELAVSMRA
- the acnB gene encoding bifunctional aconitate hydratase 2/2-methylisocitrate dehydratase, whose product is MLKNYRTLAEKRLEKGIPPLALNAEQTHELTSLLEKPPKNESKEFLLDLLKNRVPPGVDPASYVKATWLSAVAQKTVLSPLLTPLEATQLLGTMVGGYNVSALVEILKSEDELIAESAAQSLSKTILVYDAVNDVMELAKTNNYAKLIVDSWAKAEWFTQKPKLPKEITVTVFKVDGETNTDDLSPAIHATTRPDIPLHALSMLESRVPKALEKISKLKKKGYPLAYVGDVVGTGSSRKSAINSLLWHIGNDIPYIPNKRSGGIILGGQIAPIFFNTAEDSGALPIECNVNSLKTGDVICIHPYEGKITRASGEENTGEILTHFILKPTTIIDEIQAGGRIPLMIGRALTDKIRTKLKLNSSKVFTRPGKRKEVKHGFTQAQKIVGKACGLEGLHPGTSCEPIITTVGSQDTTGPMTRDEMKELACLGFSADLVMQSFCHTAAYPKPVDIETQKDLPDFFAERGGVALQPGDGIIHSWLNRMLLPDTVGTGGDSHTRFPLGISFPGGSGVVAFAAAIGSMPLDMPESVLVRFHGSLQKGITLRDVVNAIPLVAIQKGLLTVEKSNKVNVFNGRILEIEGLPNLKLEQAFELTDASAERSCAGCTIQLSETTISEYLRSNVALLKNMILRGYKDPRTIHRRIKAMEEWLHKPELISPDLDAVYAEEIHINLNELTEPVLACPNDPDNVKVLSEVSGTPIQEVFIGSCMTNIGHYRAAATVLKGEGKNKARLWVCPPTRMDEEMLKKEGYFHIYEEAGSRMEMPGCSLCMGNQARVEDNTTVFSTSTRNFNNRLGNGAQVYLGSAELAAVCALLGYIPTPEEYQSIAAQKITPLSNDLYRYLNFHEIDDFENQGRVISKDEERKLMETS